agcacacagacacacggaTAAATTAGAGGTCGTTTATTGTTCTCTCTGGACTGGTCCAGAGCAAGGCGAATGATATGCAGTAAAAAAGGCATTTGTCAGCCCAACAGTCATAATGAAGCATCAATCCACAGGCACTACGCGTGGAGGGTCAGTTTAccagtgtttgtgtaaatataaGACCATACAGTCCCTCTCGTCTGAAACCGGCTTCTGTGTGGAGTGTGGAAAAATCTGCATGAGTCTATGTGAGCTGATGTACATGAAATAGTCACTTTTGTTCTGAAACGGCTTCCTGTAGTTGCTCCTCTGATGCAGAGGGCTCAGTAACTTCAGTTATTGTGTCATCTTCGTTTATGCAGACCAGTGGGACTTCTTCGTATGCTGGGGCCGGCGGAGTCTCCACGCTGTTTGTACTAGCCCCCGGGGAGTCATCGTGGTGGGAGGATACGTCTGCCGACGCAGCACCAGGCTGGGTTCCTCTCTCCACTGCCATGTCCCAGTCCTGGTCTGAAGGCTGAGGTAGACTGGCCATGAGTtcctaaacacaaacacaacagcagactTCAGGTTACAAATTTCTACAAATGTTGATGTTTCACTTCAAGCTTGACGTTCAAATGGCTCTTGTCAGTGTGTAAACATGACTGTGAATGTACCTGCTGTCTCTGCAGGTCATTATTCCTCACAGCACTGAGCAGGCTCTTCGTGAAGCTTGCAAGCTCctggtatttgtgtttttggttctCTAGCTCATGCTCTAAGAACTGCACTTCCTCGTGCTGAAACAGAAGAGGCAAAAAGTTCATTCAGAGTTTGAGATCTTTGTCAGTTACCAtgcttatttttaaatatttacaccaaTTTTCATTCTTGGCACTTCTGAAACAGTAGATGGACAAGCATGAATAATTCAGTTTGAAGAAAGGATTGTAATTGCAGCTTGCTCAATCTGTCATAAGCCCCTTTTACATAGCCTGTTCAAGGCACCACTGTTGCACCTTTCTGCCTCGCTGTACTGTATAAAACCTATGAACACGGCAGGAAGATAAGGTTGTTTGAttcagtgtaaaaaaaagagcaaagtCGACGTAATGATGGCATTATTGCGGATCTCTGTGTAAAAAGGGCTACAGTCTTGTGTTAGTGTCTTCACCTTGAATTCCAGCAGGCTCTGCATTTGCTCTAGGTCTGTAGCCACCAATTCACcatcataatcatcattttCTTCTTCCTCGTCCTCATCAATTACTTCGATCTTCTgttaagaaaaacacagagatcAGACCAAGTTGTCATTCAtataagaaaattaaaaaaattattaaaaaaatagattAAGCATGACAGTCTTTTTGTGACTATTATCTGCTATGGATTTTCTTCTTTATGTTGTACTTTGTcatccccccccaaaaaaaacaaaaatactctaCTCATTCTTATTTGTAGAAATCCGTGGCAGCTGTCTTTTCTCTACAATAATGCTGTAAggattatacatttatataaattagCTTATACTAAGCATGAAACACATGGTGTGATAAAGCACTATCATCCatggtgatgataatgatgacaGAATTACTAGAGgaacaatttaaaaagtgatTACACTTGATATATTACACTGAATGTAGCATTTGCTGGATTATTTGTTTAgccttttatcattttaatctgCCCTAGAGAACAATTAAAATGAACACAATTCTCTATTctgagatcacaattatttaccACAATTAATCAATAATCTAAGAGGAACAAAAAATAATGACTGCATTTATCCCTACAAAGAGGAGACATTACACTTGCAGTTTGTCTGTATGATAAAAATCTATTTGCCTCAAGCAAGTCTGACTAAACAGCAGCCTGCTTATCACAACATGCTAGAAACTAATGCTTGTGATTGGACATTATTATCTTTCAATaaaggcctttttcacagcggacattttgacttacagtaggAAGAGcccaggtgttactaataaaatTAACGATGCCgctgttctattcaagtgtctcTGGAGGCTGTGACAGTGAACCAGCATGcgcaataccaggaccctgacaCTAAAGCAGCAAAATGGAATACCTGTACTTTTACTACTGTGACACGTCAAAACTTATTAAACATCACATTACACAAATGTGCCACGTTGATATGTGATTAATGAAGTACAGCTGGTGTCGTTTTGTTGCTACAAACTAATGAACTTAAATGCTTAGGTAAAATGAATGATTAATTTTATCACATTTGGGTCTGAACGCCCATTCCAAAGTGGATATACATTAAATGAGGCTGTACTGCAACTTAAGAGAAATAATTAAGTACCACATTATTGGCCAGTGGAGCAGCAGCGGAGAAATCTGTTCCATCTACTGCGTCTCTGTGTTGTGAGTCGATGGTGCCATCTAGAAGCCAGAACATTGCATGAATGCTGAGATACACAGTCGACACAGAGGTAGGTGTTGGTGTGTGCATAGTATCGGCAGCCTAACCttcagacaggcagacagacccCCCGTCATTCAAGTCATCTCCGAGTTCAGGCGTTCTGAGCCGATCCTCGTCAGGACTGAGGCCCAACGGAGAATCGTTTCCTGGAGATGAGGTTGAGAACACAGCAGGCCCACCTTTAGGTGGAGGGATTTCAATACCCATCAGGCGGTACTTCCTCCGTCTGTTACTGATCCATGTCTGCCAATtggaaaacacaaaagacaacATTGTCACATATATGGGGGGAAAAATACTCGACTAAAAATCAAGTTTATCAAtcagtttttcaaaataaagtgtccATGTGTTGAATGTAAAGGTGAAGTCAGGAAGAATAAGTTTCAATAATCACAGTGACCTGTTACCATATAGCCTCCCACCGATCAGTATTCGTGAAATACTAAATTAAATTAGTAGTAGTTGTTTAATTATTGCAATGATTTGAAGATCATCCTATAGTGGCATACTGCTTCCCTACGGAGCCAAAGATTTTTCTACCCTGCAATAAATATCCAAGTACGTGAGATGGCAGTAGGTCATGTGTTTGTCATGACAGAGAGACTATATTTAGTCCATCAGCATTCCTACCGTGGCCCTGATATATAACTGCGTGACTTTTACACAACTTTGAGTAAGTAAGTCAGAAAACTTCTGTGACCTAGAAATGTTtctatttcctgttttctttcagtGCACAAAAGTTCAGTCAAGTCAAAGTAATCTTATTTTCACTAAATGTCAAATACAAGTGGCCAGAGAATGTGAATAAGGCTCAATGCTTTCTCAACCTACAAAACATCTATGTAGTTTCAATGATACTGCAGACATTCTATACCAGGAGGGAACCAGTACTTTTCTAGATTTCGCTGTACTTTTTTAACACTGGGAATACACCTTCAAAACTAATTTTATAATCCTGTGGAGCTGGTTACCTTGACTATTTCAGTGTCTACATTGAGCTGGTTCGCTGCAGCAGTGATTTTTTCCCTGCAGACTGAGCCCAGGCTGGTCATGCCTCGGTCCCAGTAGCGCTTCAGCTGGACGAGATCCGCGTCACTGAACTGGGTCCGATcctgcagctgaaaacacaaactTCTGTTTAACTACAGAACATTCATGCTGATGGTAAGCAGAGCCTAGACTTTATAACCCATCatatcatttttaattttatataataacTTATTATAACTACACAGCaacctttaaatgtgtttttttcctatTTTACATGTTCAAAATCTGGCATTTAAAGTGACATAAAAGTACTTACTGTTCTCTTTCTGGAATTGCTGATAACCCAGGGGGCAGCAGACACACCAATTGAAGTctgcacacaaagacagacatagTCAGTTTGAGTCTTTCAATTCACTTTGAAGGAAAACGGCAACTGCACCTAGAACCTCTCCTACCTGTGAGCTGGATTCCCCTGTAAGTGAGGTCTGTGCTGTGAGGGAGTAGCTGCCTTGAAGGGTTGTGTTGCTGTGAAGCAGTGCGGGTCTGGAGCTAGCCACAGGGGGCGAGTGGCTTCCTCTCACCACAGACACCTCAGCACCGGTTGGGCTAGCTGACATCTGCTCCCTGTGGATGTGCGTGTGAGCGGCCATATTTGCCAACTCCTCTTCCCTTTGCCACTCATCCGCTTCATCTCCAGTTTCCATGGCAATGGAGAAGTTATGACTGGTGTCCAGAGGATAGGGCGCTGGCCTATGACTCTCCTGGCCTTTCTGGGAAGACACGGGACTCGGTCTGAGTCTGTCTCCCTCGCCTCTTTCTGACAAGGTGAAGACCTGCTGAATACGAGGTGTCTGTTCAGAGGGGCCAGAGTTTTGCACTGGTAGGGAGACCCGAGTCTTCTGTGGGGCAGGCGGCTGAGGTTGGGAGTTGAAGTGAGGTCTGGCGTGAAGCTGAGTCTGGGACTGTGAGGAAGAGGACCAAGGGCGAGTTTGCGCTGTACCGTACTGCCTAGTCCAACTGTGAGGTACTACCCCTGCTCCTGCACTTACCCCTGCTTCCCCAAGGGGTAAAGTTCCCTTCCTGACTGCAGTGTAGACTAAAGGCCCTGAGGCAGATGTGAGGGATGGGAAGTTCTGAGAGAGTGAGACCAGCTTGGAGTGGAGGGGTGAGGAGGTAGAGCAGCTCCTGCTCTGCAGGGCCTGGCTGATCAGAGATGAGGATGTGTGTGCAGAAAGCTCGGAGTCTGACTGAGATGGGGGGGCTGTAGGTCTTGATCGGGAGCGAGGGACGGAGTTGAGAGAGTAGATCCCGGTCAGTATGACgtcattattgttgttgttgttgttgcttccgCTGCTgaggggagaggaagaggaaggagaggaggatgtTGACGAGAAAGAAGGGAAGGACGAGGATGGAGGGACAAGGTGCACACGGTTCTGGATGCTCCGCGCTGCAGCCATTTCAGCAGGTAGCAGTGCCCCCGCCGCCAGGCCGTGATTGGACAGAGCACCTCCGGCTAACGTGTGATTGGAGAGTAGTCCCCCAGCGAGTCCGTGACTGGATAAGGAATGAGGCACGCCTCCATTTTGATCTACCCTGGAGGCGAGCTTACGTCTTTTGTTGCCAACCCATGTCTGGGGGGGAAAAGAGCAAGGAGCTCAGTAACATCACTTAAAGAAGCATCCCGTAAAACACAAAAGGGACTAATTCAGCAAAGGGAGGATAATAATTCATGACTCTGCATTAGCTGAAGAACTCGCAGGGAAGAGACTAGACTCACCCTCTCAATTACTTGCCCCAGAATTACATGGGCATCccttataaaaaaaacaaaacagtgcaacaCAAATCATGGTGAAGAGttctacctcctcctccttgctctttctcacacacacacgcacacgcgcacacacacacacaagcacattttACCCGGACCACGCTGAAGTCCAGTTTGGCCTCCTGAGCACATTGGAGTATTAGCTGGAAGCAAGCCTTGCTCTGATTGGTCATCCCATTATCATAGTAACGTTCCAGGATCCTCTGCTGTTCAGCCGTAAACACTGACCGCAGGTTCATCTGAGAGGCAACCACAAAGATAAAGAACCCCCAAAACTTTGCATTATGTAAGAATTCACTGCTAATCACAGCTCACTGACAGATTATGTTGGATGATTAGGTTAAAGAGATAAAGCACCTAGTGCAACTTTATCTTCTTGTGAAATTTCCTTTCTTGTTGCTCTTGCACAACAAGAGGGTGTTTGTAGCCAATTCAGTTCCATAAATCACAATATTGTTTTGCGTTATACATTAATTTAGCTAATACATCACCTACTGCACAGTTTTATCCCATGAAAATGTCACAGTCTCAAGATTACACCTGCAGCAGCACTgcctgtattttgttttcaatttgccAGAACTCAAGCAATGTCATTTTATTCCGTCTCATACCGGAATACAATTCTTGATATACTCACAGCCTGCAGGCCACGTCTGTTTGGCCACGCATCCATTCTGCTACCGGACTGGAACGGGGCAGCCATGCAGATCACAGCGCAACCTGCATGTCTCTAGATTAGCGCAATTGTGATTGCACTCATCCTGCCTCAGTGTACCTGGCAGGCTGCTGGGTAATGTGGCTGAGGACAGAGCAAAGCAGGCAACGCTGTTTTTAAGAGCGTAAACTCAAACCACGCACTAATGAGCACACTTCTCTTCGAGGAATAACTTGCATAATGATATCTTTTCTGGATCAAGATTGAGAAATGCAACGATCAGTTTCACCATATTGTAGACAACCGTCAACACTCAgtcatataatatataacaacatttttgaaaaagttGACACTGTGAAGCTGTAAAATACACATGACGCTGTCAGTCAAAGTATAATAAGCTATGACAAGCCACTGTGTAACATCAATAACACTATCAATCAAGCTAATATATTGTCCCATGCGAGACATTGTTCTACTTATCAACTGAAAACCATGGAAATGTGTGCCTTTGCATTTCTCCTAGAGTTACAGTTAAACACTTTTTAATAACAAATTAGATCTATGATTATTGCGTATTATAAGCAAGGTCAAGTAAAATAATTCCAGCTCCAAACGATAATTGTTGGAGCTTTATAAAGAACAAGACAACACTTTCTTAAATTACTTGCTTTTTTGGATACAGCTAGCTTTTATCTTGTCGCACAAACAGTAATATCTGGGCTCCGGTGAGTGTGAATTTCTAATATGTCAAAGTTTCAAAGCAAATGTGCGACGTTTATTACGCGTTTGTACCTGTAAGGTTACACTGAGAGGGGACAGGGGAGAAGAGAAAAGTGCAGCAACCAGCCCGGTTAAAGTCATGACTCTTTGAGGGCTGAGAAACTCTGGGGAAGTTTGAATTTACAGTTGCGAGTGTTGTTAttataaacacagaaaatgtcACATACGGGGATGCTGTGCGACCAATAAGCATCCAGTAGGTTTTATTTTGGCACTGCGCATGGCTACAGTCAATATGGAAACATTACGCAGAGTATTACCGAACATATTGCGGGCACGTCAGATTTGCACGCCACCAGGGCAACAGCCTGGAGATTTAGAACACAACTGCAGCACAGGAAGCGCATGCCATAACTTTACGACTGCGAGCCAGACAGTAAACAAACCGGGTAAGCGCCGCATCTCCACAATGGCCATGCAGACTGCTTACGTTAGCTTGCAGGCCCGAGCGGCCATATCTGAGCCAGCCgacgttagctagcattagcataGCTCTTCCAATGGATAGCTGCAGCTAAACTTTTCCTTCAAATCTGTGATTTCCCGACCCTTGCGTGGTCATTCTCACTGACCGTGGCTTCGAGCGGACACAAGCGAAAAAACCGTTAGGGCTCCCTGAAGCGAAAAAGTGAAATCACTTTCCTACTTACCATTTCTGATGTCAAAATCAGACGAACGCTCAAATTCAGCAGATTTCTACACCCGTCCCCTTTGCTAGACAATGAAATCAGAACCTCCGATCATCAATTCTAATCATGATTGTGACGTGTTTGCAGACAGGAACCAATGGGAGCTCAAGATCATCGCTGTGACATTCGGAAAGGGCTGAAAACTGAGCACCGTGGTCCCGCCCACCATTGACTTTGTTCAGCGGGCTGCTGGAAGaggaggtcacacacacacacacacacacacacacacacacacacagaagcagccGAAACTTTGGATAGGAAATGGTTTGTTTCTTCATCATCTGAATATGTCAGAGTATCCTTTGAAGTGTTTTTAGTTCAGTTTGCCAATAATGTAGTGTTGCCAACAGGAAATGTAGAAATGGACTGTTTCACTGCAGGCTACAAAAACATGTTACTGTTTAATCAGACCGCAAGTGTTGCGATTTATGATGCCAGGAAAAGTTTTCtattatttcaaaatgttgtaGTTAGGTAAATCTTATAGATTCTAAACCTTGTACAGACTGCTTTGGTGATACCACATTTAACTATGGACATGCAAACAAGATGATGCAAACTGCAAATTTAATAAGACTTAGGCCTACTTTATATCCTAGTAATCAAATGCCCAAGATAGACCGTATTACAGATGTTTTAGTTAACTTAAAAATGAGTCTATTTCTAAACATCTCTTCATCCTAAAATAGGCTACACAGCACCTTCAGAAAGTGAGCCTGACTTAGATACTGTCTTATTACAGTCTAATAGCTTAGTAACATCCTTGCTGCAGTGTGgctaacaatatatatatatcatggagagagacagacagaaagacatggAGCGTGTATGAAGAATCTGGCGACATCAACCATTAGGCAAATGGGCCAGTAAATGTTATCTCCTTCGAACCAGTACAAAACAAACTTTGCCCCATAAAAGGTATACCTTACCaagaacataaacacaaccagTAACTGCTGTAAATTGTTATTTGAAGGACTTCTAAAGTCCCTTTTGTTACTTTGCAGGGCACACTTGTCTGTTCAGGACAAAGTTCAGGAGCTTCATGGCATTCTGCACTCAACAAACTCGCTTTCTTTTGTGTTCTGTGTAACAGAAATAAAGTCAGTTGACCTATAATCGCAGCGTTTTGTGATTTGTTcctactctgtgtgtgtgtgtgtgtgtgtgtgtgtgttttaagggGTCACATGTTGAGTCTTTATAGTGTTATTTCCAGAtgtaactatttatttaattaagtgCACAGGCAAGTAGACAGACACCACTTGTAGTACATGTCTTCCGTGATAGCACGTTATGATCAGTAACTGTGTCGACTGTGATGATGCAGGTGATGACAATGGTGATGATGGTTGTTGTAACTGTACAGGTTGAATGGCcattataaaatgtgttttttaaatttatcttcccttttcttttcttttttattttgcgGGAgtgactttctttctttcctgctAATTTTCCCATCTCCCTATGAGCCTGATTTGGGTGGAGGTGTGTGGAGCGTGTGCTTTAATCCATGACGTCACCTGTGTCCCAGGTGCGCAGCAGGGGGCGCTGTTCCTCACAGCTGAACCCATACACCGTGCAGCGGCGCCTAACAACTGGTGCTGATTTCCTCATCCACAGATTGAGAGCTTAAAAAACTTAAATCTTTCTTTTTGAATTTCCGTAATATTTCTATAGGTACTTTTAAGATGTCTGTGGGACTCAACATACCCTACTGCACTTAATATGATGCATTAAGGTGTTTTCCTATAGCctatacaataaatacatgaatGGTTGTTTAAGTTATTTTTGCATAAAGCCTTTGTTGctctgtctgtatgtgcatgtgtatctgtgtgtgtgtgtgtgttgatgtgtgtaagtgtaggtatgtgtgagtgtgtgtgtgagaggggcGGGGGCAGGGGGATACAGAGAGAGTTCCTCCCTATATGGTGTGCGTTGCACCATTCCCTGGTCTCTATTATGAGTGGTGGCCCTTGTGATGCTGCAGCGAGGCGGGCGGGAGGcaaagaggagaggggaggggtcGCTCCATCCCCTCGCGCCCACCGAATCCACTTCTCACAGCGCGCGGGCTGCTGGCGGGAAGGCacgagaaagagaagagagagagtgagagaaagaaaggagggagggagggaaaggagagatcgtgtgtgtgtgtgtgtgtgtgtgtgtgttttgtgtgtgcgcgcgtgtctctgtgtgcacGTGGATTGCACCACCGCATCCCGTTCACCGTTTCTGCAGGCGGCCATGCTCCGATGGAGAGAATAGAACTGACaacaatttatttttccttAGATTTATCCACCGCCGTGTCATTCCAGATGTGACTGACAAGTCGTTTTATGTCGCCTGCATTGAGTCCTGTGCCGTTCACCTCGGAGAGACTGTGACACCATGGCTTTGGTTATGGAACCTATAAGTAAATGGACACCAAAGCAAGTGCTGGACTGGATGAAAGGTAATTTTGGATCACCTTCATTGCACCAGGCTGATAATGTGGTTAGgctgaggatgatgatgacagCGGTGGTGATGGTGAGCAGCAGAGGGCcacactgtgtgcatgtgtgttctcCGTATCCGAACCTGCAAGCTTGTGTGTGCGTTTTTAGCCACTGTAACTGACTACTGTGAGACTGATTAAAGTCACTAAAGTAGGGTGAATGCGTTTGAGCCGGTGCAGAAATGGATATCCCCAAGAAGCAGGGAGTGGAGGCTCAGCATTCTGTCATCTCGCTTGCTTGAGAGCGCAAGTCAAAGCCTATAGGCTGCTGCTGactccatcagcagcagcagcagcagcatagcTCTCATCAATGAATGTGGAAGATATGTCATCTGCGCTTTCACTCACTGGCACATGCTCTAAGACCATATTAGCAcacgctgtgtgtgtttgtgtctacgTGCATGTGCGCGTGAGTATATGATTAATGTAGTGAGCTGCATgtacccccccctccccacccctcATCCCCAATGCCAGTCAGTTTCAGCACCCTGGACAGCGCATTGCCGCCTGCCATATAAGGCACCGATCACACACGCTTTTTTTGTTCCTGGCTTCGCTTGCGCGAGATATGCCCCTTCAAACAGACAGTATGAATGAGTAATCACTAATCAtgcctgtgtgaatgtgtgtgtgtgtgtgtgtgtgtgtggtaggaGCTATTCTCACACACTCTGGTCAGCTACAGAGCTGTGAGAGAAACTGTGGGCCTACTGACAGACAATGGAAATGGGGAGGGAGGGTGTCTGCAATACCTTACTTAAGAGAATGACCTAATCACCATCATGTGATGACTTAAAGTCACAATGGAATGTTCCTATACATGCTTATGATTGTGTGTCTGCATTAATTacacatagatagatagatagatagatagatagatagatagatagatagatagattgattgattgatagatagatagatagatagatagtgtCATCAGCTAATCTATGCATTTCCTAAAACTGGAAGTGTATTTCAAGACTGTAGAGTTCCTTTTCATTATGGCAAAGCACTATTGTGTGAGATTAGAAGACAAGGTGGACTTGGTGAGGGAGCATTTGGGATGCGTTACGTTGAGTGATTACAGTGATGTTCCTGCTTTTATAATTGCTCCCCTCAGCCACAGTAAACAGCCAGTGGAGTTACAGCTTCAACCTCTTATCCAGTGGAGTGTTTCACCTGGAAAGCTGTGCTCCTGCACCGATCATTAAAACAGGCTGAATTGAAATTTGATTGGAGATGAGATTAGTAACAGGCCAAATGTGGTTAGAGTTGTACAACACGGAAAACACTCTGaaaatgttggttttggttCAATGTTTTtgatgccacacacacacacacacacaatataactGACTTATCGGGATTTGCAAACGTAGGCAAGCAA
This portion of the Micropterus dolomieu isolate WLL.071019.BEF.003 ecotype Adirondacks linkage group LG19, ASM2129224v1, whole genome shotgun sequence genome encodes:
- the hdx gene encoding highly divergent homeobox isoform X2; protein product: MAAPFQSGSRMDAWPNRRGLQAMNLRSVFTAEQQRILERYYDNGMTNQSKACFQLILQCAQEAKLDFSVVRTWVGNKRRKLASRVDQNGGVPHSLSSHGLAGGLLSNHTLAGGALSNHGLAAGALLPAEMAAARSIQNRVHLVPPSSSFPSFSSTSSSPSSSSPLSSGSNNNNNNNDVILTGIYSLNSVPRSRSRPTAPPSQSDSELSAHTSSSLISQALQSRSCSTSSPLHSKLVSLSQNFPSLTSASGPLVYTAVRKGTLPLGEAGVSAGAGVVPHSWTRQYGTAQTRPWSSSSQSQTQLHARPHFNSQPQPPAPQKTRVSLPVQNSGPSEQTPRIQQVFTLSERGEGDRLRPSPVSSQKGQESHRPAPYPLDTSHNFSIAMETGDEADEWQREEELANMAAHTHIHREQMSASPTGAEVSVVRGSHSPPVASSRPALLHSNTTLQGSYSLTAQTSLTGESSSQTSIGVSAAPWVISNSRKRTLQDRTQFSDADLVQLKRYWDRGMTSLGSVCREKITAAANQLNVDTEIVKTWISNRRRKYRLMGIEIPPPKGGPAVFSTSSPGNDSPLGLSPDEDRLRTPELGDDLNDGGSVCLSEDGTIDSQHRDAVDGTDFSAAAPLANNVKIEVIDEDEEEENDDYDGELVATDLEQMQSLLEFKHEEVQFLEHELENQKHKYQELASFTKSLLSAVRNNDLQRQQELMASLPQPSDQDWDMAVERGTQPGAASADVSSHHDDSPGASTNSVETPPAPAYEEVPLVCINEDDTITEVTEPSASEEQLQEAVSEQK
- the hdx gene encoding highly divergent homeobox isoform X1, whose translation is MAAPFQSGSRMDAWPNRRGLQAFWGFFIFVVASQMNLRSVFTAEQQRILERYYDNGMTNQSKACFQLILQCAQEAKLDFSVVRTWVGNKRRKLASRVDQNGGVPHSLSSHGLAGGLLSNHTLAGGALSNHGLAAGALLPAEMAAARSIQNRVHLVPPSSSFPSFSSTSSSPSSSSPLSSGSNNNNNNNDVILTGIYSLNSVPRSRSRPTAPPSQSDSELSAHTSSSLISQALQSRSCSTSSPLHSKLVSLSQNFPSLTSASGPLVYTAVRKGTLPLGEAGVSAGAGVVPHSWTRQYGTAQTRPWSSSSQSQTQLHARPHFNSQPQPPAPQKTRVSLPVQNSGPSEQTPRIQQVFTLSERGEGDRLRPSPVSSQKGQESHRPAPYPLDTSHNFSIAMETGDEADEWQREEELANMAAHTHIHREQMSASPTGAEVSVVRGSHSPPVASSRPALLHSNTTLQGSYSLTAQTSLTGESSSQTSIGVSAAPWVISNSRKRTLQDRTQFSDADLVQLKRYWDRGMTSLGSVCREKITAAANQLNVDTEIVKTWISNRRRKYRLMGIEIPPPKGGPAVFSTSSPGNDSPLGLSPDEDRLRTPELGDDLNDGGSVCLSEDGTIDSQHRDAVDGTDFSAAAPLANNVKIEVIDEDEEEENDDYDGELVATDLEQMQSLLEFKHEEVQFLEHELENQKHKYQELASFTKSLLSAVRNNDLQRQQELMASLPQPSDQDWDMAVERGTQPGAASADVSSHHDDSPGASTNSVETPPAPAYEEVPLVCINEDDTITEVTEPSASEEQLQEAVSEQK